Proteins encoded together in one Bactrocera neohumeralis isolate Rockhampton chromosome 4, APGP_CSIRO_Bneo_wtdbg2-racon-allhic-juicebox.fasta_v2, whole genome shotgun sequence window:
- the LOC126757320 gene encoding transmembrane protein 177, giving the protein MKKSPVVKRGIMGFFQTPTGRNVVLLATSATTLGLFVVNFMPHTMCLKYYKDFVQCYQNGIPRPVPEKVKERLEKALDVLQLEAYERKIIKPFTVFGFDLFQAGSTKYRFGGALGIPVNYAYSDPKDINRQDIRFRDQTIDWNTDAGKLLQDAIVLTDDEQLFGLCKSVLQLQTHRVLLNSLFPSFSFLSMYTIGHYLNLRMNLLAGPFSLRLVMYTILGLFGVGSWSFMKDFNQVRYDTEIDKKLCSLGPQYVEAGASYYGKLLKKNMALRELIGDDTYSARGNVNYFLRQKSLPLTVHKSYFEEKLQELRQKTQTPTEMQN; this is encoded by the exons atgaagAAATCACCTGTCGTAAAGCGTGGCATAATGGGTTTCTTTCAAACACCAACTGGACGAAATGTGGTATTACTTGCCACAAGTGCCACCACCTTGGGACTATTCGTAGTCAATTTTATGCCGCATACAATGTGTTTGAAATACTACAAAGATTTCGTGCAATGCTATCA GAATGGTATACCACGTCCGGTGCCGGAAAAGGTGAAGGAACGTTTGGAAAAGGCATTGGACGTACTTCAGTTAGAAGCATATgaacgaaaaattattaaaccatTCACCGTTTTTGGTTTCGATCTGTTCCAAGCAG GTTCAACAAAGTATCGTTTTGGCGGTGCGCTAGGAATTCCGGTGAATTATGCTTATTCAGACCCAAAAGATATAAATCGGCAAGATATACGCTTTCGCGATCAGACTATCGATTGGAACACAGACGCCGGAAAACTGTTGCAAGATGCTATAGTTTTGACTGACGATGAACAACTATTTGGATTGTGTAAATCTGTGCTACAACTGCAAACACATCGAGTTTTATTGAATTCGCTATTTCCAAGCTTTTCATTTCTGTCCATGTATACGATTGGTCATTACTTGAATTTACGAATGAACTTGCTTGCAGGACCTTTCAGC TTGCGACTGGTGATGTATACGATCTTGGGATTGTTTGGTGTTGGCAGCTGGTCTTTTATGAAGGACTTCAATCAAGTGCGTTATGATACTGAAATTGACAAGAAATTGTGCAGTTTGGGACCACAATACGTAGAAGCAGGTGCGAGTTACTACGGAaaacttttgaagaaaaatatggcACTGCGAGAATTAATTGGTGACGACACATACTCAGCTAGGGGCAACGTGAATTACTTCCTACGTCAAAAATCCCTACCATTGACTGTGCACAAATCTTATTTCGAAGAGAAACTGCAGGAGTTAcgacaaaaaacacaaacaccaaCAGAAATGCAAAACTAA